A stretch of the Candidatus Poribacteria bacterium genome encodes the following:
- a CDS encoding tetratricopeptide repeat protein yields the protein MARPDIETVIAELTPGHKTRRWVLISVALIAFAVGMALSYQFLIRERVDPDLLISDAKLMMGRDEFEGAIPKLKLAYEHDGDNPEICTLLAICFDRIGNVSEAIRWQREAVRIEPENPNLRMKLALLLEKEGRIGEAIGEWERIAELQPDNPYAKGKLEELRMKDDRLTAPSTE from the coding sequence TTGGCAAGGCCCGACATAGAGACGGTCATCGCCGAGCTCACGCCGGGACATAAAACGAGAAGATGGGTTTTAATCTCCGTGGCCCTCATCGCCTTTGCCGTGGGCATGGCCCTGTCGTATCAGTTCCTCATCAGGGAGAGGGTGGACCCCGATCTGCTGATCTCCGACGCCAAGCTGATGATGGGGAGGGATGAGTTCGAGGGGGCGATACCGAAGCTGAAGCTCGCCTATGAGCATGACGGGGATAACCCCGAGATATGCACCTTGCTCGCCATCTGTTTCGATCGGATCGGGAACGTCTCCGAGGCGATAAGATGGCAGAGGGAGGCGGTTCGGATCGAGCCCGAAAACCCGAACCTCAGGATGAAACTCGCCCTTCTGCTTGAGAAGGAGGGGCGGATCGGGGAGGCGATAGGGGAATGGGAGAGGATAGCCGAGCTTCAGCCCGATAACCCCTACGCCAAAGGCAAACTGGAGGAGCTGAGGATGAAGGACGACCGGTTGACCGCTCCCTCGACGGAATGA
- a CDS encoding AbrB/MazE/SpoVT family DNA-binding domain-containing protein: MMAKITVKGQVTIPKKIRKMLGIESGDWIIFSVEGGKAMIYPVKGTLLELKGSLKPKKVPENLDEVREEVKRNIAGRVIYNACWARDRGIPDIYTFDRRHCRRLRGITARIPGEERERG; encoded by the coding sequence ATGATGGCGAAAATCACAGTAAAGGGACAGGTGACAATCCCAAAAAAGATCAGGAAGATGCTTGGCATCGAATCAGGCGACTGGATCATCTTCTCCGTCGAAGGGGGAAAGGCGATGATATACCCCGTTAAGGGAACCCTCCTCGAATTGAAAGGTTCCTTGAAGCCCAAGAAGGTCCCCGAAAACCTAGATGAGGTTAGGGAGGAGGTTAAAAGGAATATAGCTGGGAGAGTGATTTATAACGCCTGTTGGGCTAGGGATAGGGGAATCCCCGACATCTATACGTTCGACAGGAGGCATTGCAGGAGATTGAGAGGGATAACGGCGCGCATTCCCGGCGAGGAACGGGAAAGAGGATAA